One genomic segment of Coffea arabica cultivar ET-39 chromosome 6e, Coffea Arabica ET-39 HiFi, whole genome shotgun sequence includes these proteins:
- the LOC113694580 gene encoding probable F-box protein At5g04010 translates to MSEKSLKSSPPWSVLSLVANHLDPKTLIIASCVCKSWSICMSSDHLWKPICSTLYPSLCNLRAANLAVPYRRLYNLGCVSEKLRLQKPLKPHLSLDSIIFAIDVFNGNVCLSTTIKPGNQLVVDKSFLFHFDIDADLGNGHGDPSVAIEALDSLRVTWNVVLGGLRSVFTMMDCKGKGSFVLGQEGWFSKELPQSGCCSSGDASGLVADLRLGLRQSGGKGMVERISVGVLSILSWRYVCIDDALRSFVQL, encoded by the exons ATGTCTGAAAAATCCCTCAAATCCTCACCTCCATGGAGTGTTCTTAGCCTAGTCGCCAACCATCTTGACCCCAAAACACTAATTATAGCCTCCTGTGTATGCAAGTCATGGTCCATTTGCATGTCCTCCGACCACCTTTGGAAGCCCATTTGCTCCACCCTTTATCCGTCCCTTTGCAACCTCCGTGCCGCCAATCTCGCCGTCCCTTACCGCCGTCTATACAACTTAGGATGCGTATCAGAGAAACTCAGGCTGCAAAAACCGCTCAAACCCCATCTTTCCCTCGACAGCATCATTTTCGCCATCGACGTTTTCAACGGCAACGTCTGCCTCAGCACAACTATAAAACCTGGTAACCAACTCGTCGTTGACAAGAGTTTCTTGTTCCATTTCGATATTGATGCTGATCTTGGGAATGGTCACGGTGATCCATCAGTGGCAATAGAAGCATTGGATAGCTTGAGGGTTACTTGGAATGTGGTGTTAGGCGGGTTGAGGAGTGTTTTTACGATGATGGACTGTAAAGGGAAAGGAAGCTTCGTTCTGGGGCAAGAAGGATGGTTTTCGAAGGAGCTTCCGCAGTCGGGGTGTTGCTCCAGCGGGGATGCTAGTGGGTTGGTGGCGGATTTGAGGTTGGGGCTGCGGCAAAGTGGTGGGAAAGGGATGGTTGAGAGGATAAGTGTGGGAGTTTTGAGTATTTTGAGTTGGAGATATGTTTGTATTGATGATGCTCTTAG GAGCTTTGTTCAGTTATGA